The Streptomyces sp. NBC_01689 genome includes a window with the following:
- the tsf gene encoding translation elongation factor Ts, which produces MANYTAADVKKLRELTGAGMMDCKKALDEADGNVDKAVEELRIKGQKGVAKREGRSAENGAVVSVIAGDNTSGVLVELKCETDFVAKGEKFQAVAAQIADHVTKTSPADLEALLGSEIEPGKTVQAFVDEANANLGEKIVLDRFAQFSGVYVASYMHRTMPDLPPQIGVLVELDKADAALAKGVAQHIAAFAPKYLSREDVPAEVVESERRVAEETTRAEGKPEAALPKIVEGRVNAFFKEATLLGQPYALDQKKSVQQVLDEAGVALKRFARIKVGI; this is translated from the coding sequence ATGGCGAACTACACCGCCGCCGACGTCAAGAAGCTCCGTGAGCTCACCGGCGCAGGCATGATGGACTGCAAGAAGGCGCTCGACGAGGCCGACGGCAACGTCGACAAGGCCGTCGAGGAACTGCGCATCAAGGGCCAGAAGGGCGTCGCCAAGCGCGAGGGCCGCTCCGCCGAGAACGGCGCTGTGGTCTCCGTCATCGCCGGCGACAACACTTCCGGTGTCCTGGTCGAGCTGAAGTGCGAGACGGACTTCGTCGCCAAGGGCGAGAAGTTCCAGGCCGTCGCCGCGCAGATCGCCGACCACGTCACCAAGACCTCCCCGGCCGACCTCGAGGCCCTCCTGGGCTCCGAGATCGAGCCCGGCAAGACGGTTCAGGCGTTCGTCGACGAGGCCAACGCCAACCTGGGCGAGAAGATCGTCCTGGACCGCTTCGCCCAGTTCTCCGGCGTCTACGTGGCCTCGTACATGCACCGCACCATGCCCGACCTGCCCCCGCAGATCGGTGTCCTGGTCGAGCTGGACAAGGCCGACGCCGCCCTCGCCAAGGGTGTCGCGCAGCACATCGCCGCCTTCGCGCCGAAGTACCTCTCCCGCGAGGACGTCCCGGCCGAGGTCGTCGAGTCCGAGCGTCGCGTCGCCGAGGAGACGACCCGCGCCGAGGGCAAGCCCGAGGCCGCCCTCCCGAAGATCGTCGAGGGTCGCGTCAACGCCTTCTTCAAGGAGGCCACCCTGCTGGGCCAGCCCTACGCGCTGGACCAGAAGAAGTCCGTCCAGCAGGTCCTGGACGAGGCCGGTGTCGCCCTGAAGCGCTTCGCGCGCATCAAGGTCGGCATCTGA
- the pyrH gene encoding UMP kinase, translating into MTSTQADKGEQTDDGKGAGRFMLKLSGEAFAGGGGLGVDPDVVHKIAREIAAVVRGGAQIAVVIGGGNFFRGAELQQRGMDRARSDYMGMLGTVMNCLALQDFLEKEGIDSRVQTAITMGQVAEPYIPLRAVRHLEKGRVVIFGAGMGMPYFSTDTTAAQRALEIDAEALLMGKNGVDGVYDSDPKTNPEAVKFDSLSYGEVITRDLKVADMTAITLCRDNKLPILVFELLAEGNIARAVKGEKIGTLVGDPSGRA; encoded by the coding sequence ATGACCAGCACCCAGGCCGACAAGGGCGAGCAGACCGACGACGGCAAAGGCGCCGGACGCTTCATGCTGAAGCTTTCCGGTGAGGCGTTCGCCGGTGGCGGCGGACTGGGCGTCGATCCCGACGTGGTGCACAAGATCGCCCGCGAGATCGCGGCCGTCGTGCGCGGGGGTGCCCAGATCGCCGTCGTCATCGGCGGCGGCAACTTCTTCCGCGGCGCCGAGCTCCAGCAGCGCGGCATGGACCGGGCACGCTCCGACTACATGGGCATGCTCGGCACCGTGATGAACTGCCTCGCCCTCCAGGACTTCCTGGAGAAGGAGGGCATCGACAGCCGCGTGCAGACCGCCATCACCATGGGGCAGGTCGCCGAGCCGTACATTCCGCTGCGCGCCGTACGGCACCTGGAGAAGGGCCGTGTGGTCATCTTCGGCGCCGGTATGGGTATGCCGTACTTCTCCACCGACACCACGGCCGCCCAGCGTGCCCTGGAGATCGACGCCGAGGCCCTGCTGATGGGCAAGAACGGTGTCGACGGGGTCTACGACTCCGACCCCAAGACCAACCCCGAGGCCGTCAAGTTCGACTCGCTCAGCTACGGCGAGGTCATCACCCGCGACCTCAAGGTCGCCGACATGACCGCGATCACGCTGTGCCGTGACAACAAGCTGCCGATCCTGGTCTTCGAGCTGCTGGCCGAGGGCAATATCGCGCGGGCCGTCAAGGGTGAGAAGATCGGCACACTCGTGGGTGACCCAAGCGGCCGGGCCTGA
- a CDS encoding ABC transporter ATP-binding protein has product MAKPGTGTAAGTTDGGPGASVPGALLGVEAATVRFGGRPVLDAVGLEVAEREIVCVLGPSGSGKSTLLRVVAGLQPLDAGRVFLDGRDQAGVPAHRRGVGLMFQDHQLFPQRDVGGNVAFGLRMHGASRDQQALRVRELLDLVGLPGAASRAVAALSGGEQQRVALARALAPRPRLLMLDEPLGQLDRSLRERLVIELRELFGRLGTTVLAVTHDQGEAFALADRVVVMRDGRIAQSGTPLEVWQRPADEFVARFLGFDNVVDATVTGRAADTPWGKLPVPEGSPQGPRTLLVRPAGVRLVASADGLACTVTARTFRGTHVAVGLRPEGAPRLEAACALREAPATGDRVAVAFDAAEVVVLG; this is encoded by the coding sequence ATGGCGAAGCCCGGCACCGGCACGGCGGCCGGCACGACGGACGGGGGTCCCGGGGCATCGGTGCCGGGCGCCCTGCTCGGCGTCGAGGCGGCGACCGTGCGCTTCGGCGGCAGGCCCGTGCTGGACGCCGTCGGTCTGGAGGTCGCGGAGCGGGAGATCGTGTGCGTGCTCGGGCCGAGCGGCAGCGGCAAGTCCACACTGCTGCGGGTGGTGGCGGGGCTGCAGCCGCTCGACGCGGGCCGGGTGTTCCTGGACGGCCGTGACCAGGCGGGGGTGCCCGCGCACCGGCGCGGCGTCGGGCTGATGTTCCAGGACCACCAGCTCTTCCCGCAGCGGGACGTGGGCGGCAACGTCGCCTTCGGCCTCCGGATGCACGGCGCGTCCCGGGATCAACAGGCGCTGCGCGTGCGTGAGTTGCTGGATCTGGTAGGACTGCCCGGTGCCGCGTCCCGGGCCGTCGCCGCCCTGTCCGGGGGAGAGCAGCAGCGGGTCGCGCTGGCCCGTGCCCTCGCCCCGCGCCCCCGGCTGCTGATGCTCGACGAACCGCTCGGCCAGCTGGACCGCTCGCTGCGCGAACGACTGGTCATCGAACTCCGGGAACTCTTCGGCCGGTTGGGCACGACGGTGCTCGCCGTCACGCACGACCAGGGTGAGGCCTTCGCGCTGGCCGACCGGGTCGTGGTGATGCGCGACGGGCGGATCGCCCAGTCGGGTACGCCACTTGAGGTCTGGCAGCGTCCGGCGGACGAGTTCGTGGCGCGCTTCCTCGGTTTCGACAACGTCGTGGACGCGACGGTGACCGGCCGCGCGGCGGACACCCCGTGGGGGAAGCTCCCGGTGCCGGAGGGCTCCCCGCAGGGGCCCCGCACGCTGCTGGTGCGGCCCGCGGGCGTACGGCTGGTCGCGTCCGCGGACGGGCTGGCCTGCACCGTGACCGCACGTACCTTCCGGGGCACCCATGTCGCCGTGGGGCTTCGGCCGGAGGGCGCGCCGCGGCTGGAGGCGGCGTGCGCGCTGCGGGAGGCGCCCGCGACCGGCGACCGGGTCGCGGTGGCGTTCGACGCGGCCGAGGTCGTCGTGCTCGGCTAG
- the frr gene encoding ribosome recycling factor encodes MIEETLLEAEEKMEKAVVVAKEDFAAIRTGRAHPAMFNKIVADYYGALTPINQLASFAVPEPRMAVVTPFDKSALRNIEQAIRDSDLGVNPSNDGSIIRVVFPELTQERRKEFIKVAKTKGEDAKISIRSVRRKAKESIDKLIKDGEVGEDEGRRAEKELDDTTAKYVAQVDELLKHKEAELLEV; translated from the coding sequence GTGATCGAAGAGACCCTCCTCGAGGCCGAGGAGAAGATGGAGAAGGCCGTCGTGGTCGCCAAGGAGGACTTCGCCGCGATCCGCACCGGCCGTGCGCACCCGGCGATGTTCAACAAGATCGTGGCCGACTACTACGGCGCGCTGACGCCGATCAACCAGCTGGCCTCGTTCGCGGTTCCCGAACCGCGCATGGCCGTGGTCACCCCGTTCGACAAGAGCGCGCTGCGCAACATCGAACAGGCGATCCGCGACTCCGACCTGGGTGTCAACCCGAGCAATGACGGCAGCATCATCCGCGTGGTGTTCCCGGAGCTGACCCAGGAGCGCCGCAAGGAGTTCATCAAGGTCGCCAAGACCAAGGGCGAGGACGCCAAGATCTCGATCCGCTCCGTGCGCCGCAAGGCGAAGGAGAGCATCGACAAGCTGATCAAGGACGGCGAGGTCGGCGAGGACGAGGGCCGCCGTGCTGAGAAGGAGCTCGACGACACCACCGCGAAGTACGTCGCCCAGGTGGACGAGCTCCTGAAGCACAAGGAAGCGGAGCTGCTCGAGGTCTGA
- a CDS encoding thiamine ABC transporter substrate-binding protein: MSTTKVRLKKRTAAAVAVALGLVTLSACGSSGSGDEADSRTVTLVSHDSFAYSKSVLRAFERESGYKVRILKDGDAGQAVNKAVLTKDNPQGDVFFGVDNTLLSRALDNGLFQPYEPEDSDRIDPQYRVDQEKHRVTPIDSGDICVNYDKAYFSEHKLAPPASFDDLVKPAYKDLLVTENASTSSPGLGFLLGTAAKYGDAGWQDYWKKLKANGVKVVDGWEQAYNDEFSGSAGGRKAKADRPLVVSYASSPPAEVVYADPRPKTAPTGVGDGTCFRQVEYAGLLSNAKNTKGGKALLDFLISSRFQEDMPLNMFVYPVREGAKVPEVFTKFGPQAAHPETLAPADIAKNRDQWVKSWTSLVLK, from the coding sequence GTGAGCACCACGAAAGTGCGCCTCAAGAAGAGGACGGCCGCGGCCGTCGCCGTCGCCCTGGGCCTCGTCACGCTGTCCGCGTGCGGCTCGTCCGGCTCCGGGGACGAGGCGGACTCCCGGACCGTGACCCTCGTCAGCCACGACTCCTTCGCCTACTCCAAGAGCGTGCTGCGGGCCTTCGAGCGGGAGTCGGGCTACAAGGTCAGGATCCTCAAGGACGGCGACGCCGGCCAGGCCGTGAACAAGGCCGTCCTGACCAAGGACAACCCGCAGGGCGACGTCTTCTTCGGCGTCGACAACACGCTGCTCTCCCGCGCGCTCGACAACGGGCTGTTCCAGCCGTACGAGCCCGAGGACTCCGACCGGATCGACCCGCAGTACCGGGTCGACCAGGAGAAGCACCGGGTCACGCCCATCGACTCCGGCGACATCTGCGTCAACTACGACAAGGCCTACTTCAGCGAGCACAAGCTGGCCCCGCCGGCCTCCTTCGACGATCTGGTCAAGCCCGCCTACAAGGACCTCCTCGTCACCGAGAACGCCTCCACCTCCTCGCCCGGCCTCGGTTTCCTGCTCGGGACGGCCGCGAAGTACGGGGACGCCGGATGGCAGGACTACTGGAAGAAGCTCAAGGCCAACGGCGTGAAGGTGGTCGACGGCTGGGAGCAGGCCTACAACGACGAGTTCTCGGGGTCGGCCGGCGGCAGGAAGGCCAAGGCCGACCGCCCGCTGGTCGTCTCGTACGCCTCGTCCCCGCCCGCCGAGGTGGTCTACGCCGACCCCAGGCCGAAGACCGCGCCGACCGGGGTCGGGGACGGCACCTGCTTCCGCCAGGTCGAGTACGCGGGGCTGCTGAGCAACGCGAAGAACACCAAGGGCGGCAAGGCGCTGCTGGACTTCCTCATCAGCTCCCGGTTCCAGGAGGACATGCCGCTGAACATGTTCGTGTACCCGGTGCGGGAGGGCGCCAAGGTGCCGGAGGTGTTCACGAAGTTCGGCCCGCAGGCCGCGCACCCCGAGACCCTGGCCCCGGCCGACATCGCCAAGAACCGTGACCAGTGGGTCAAATCGTGGACCTCGCTCGTACTGAAGTAG
- a CDS encoding TetR/AcrR family transcriptional regulator yields MAEHRSMQRAALLDAARSLLSEGGTEALTFPALAERTGLARSSVYEYFRSRAAVVEELCEVDFPVWAAEVEAVMAAADGPEGKVEAYVRRQLTLVGDRRHRAVVAISASELDAGAREKIRAAHGGLVTMIAEALRDMGHTEPRLAAMLLQGVVDAAVRRIELGAAEDPEAITEAAVTMALRGVRG; encoded by the coding sequence GTGGCCGAGCACCGGTCGATGCAGCGAGCCGCCCTGCTGGACGCGGCCCGGTCCCTGCTGTCCGAGGGCGGGACGGAAGCGCTGACCTTCCCCGCCCTCGCCGAGCGGACGGGCCTGGCGCGGTCGTCCGTCTACGAGTACTTCCGTTCTCGCGCCGCCGTCGTCGAGGAACTCTGCGAGGTCGACTTCCCCGTGTGGGCGGCCGAGGTCGAGGCGGTGATGGCCGCGGCCGACGGGCCCGAGGGCAAGGTCGAGGCCTACGTCCGCCGACAGCTCACCCTGGTCGGGGACCGGCGGCACAGAGCCGTCGTGGCCATCTCCGCGAGCGAGCTCGACGCCGGCGCCCGCGAGAAGATCCGCGCCGCACACGGCGGACTCGTCACGATGATCGCGGAGGCGCTCCGCGACATGGGCCACACCGAACCGCGCCTGGCCGCGATGCTGCTCCAGGGCGTGGTCGACGCGGCCGTACGGCGGATCGAGCTGGGCGCGGCGGAGGATCCCGAGGCGATCACGGAGGCGGCGGTCACGATGGCCCTGCGGGGAGTCCGCGGCTGA
- the rpsB gene encoding 30S ribosomal protein S2, with product MAVVTMRELLESGVHFGHQTRRWNPKMKRFIFTERNGIYIIDLLQSLSYIDRAYEFVKETVAHGGTVMFVGTKKQAQEAIAEQATRVGMPYVNQRWLGGMLTNFSTVYKRLQRLKELEQIDFEDVAASGLTKKELLVLSREKAKLEKTLGGIREMQKVPSAVWIVDTKKEHIAVGEARKLNIPVVAILDTNCDPDEVDYKIPGNDDAIRSVTLLTRVIADAVAEGLIARSGAGKAEGDKAAGEPLAAWERDLLEGEKKADEAEVQTSAETEKVADAEQAEAPVAEAEAEAVEAPAADAEQA from the coding sequence ATGGCCGTCGTCACGATGCGGGAGCTGCTGGAAAGCGGCGTCCACTTCGGTCACCAGACCCGTCGTTGGAACCCGAAGATGAAGCGCTTCATCTTCACGGAGCGCAACGGCATCTACATCATCGACCTGCTCCAGTCGCTGTCGTACATCGACCGCGCCTACGAGTTCGTCAAGGAGACCGTCGCCCACGGCGGCACGGTCATGTTCGTCGGCACGAAGAAGCAGGCGCAGGAGGCCATCGCCGAGCAGGCCACCCGCGTCGGCATGCCCTACGTCAACCAGCGCTGGCTGGGCGGCATGCTCACCAACTTCTCGACCGTCTACAAGCGTCTGCAGCGCCTCAAGGAGCTCGAGCAGATCGACTTCGAGGACGTCGCCGCGTCCGGTCTCACCAAGAAGGAGCTTCTCGTGCTCTCGCGCGAGAAGGCCAAGCTGGAGAAGACCCTCGGTGGTATCCGCGAGATGCAGAAGGTGCCCAGCGCCGTCTGGATCGTGGACACCAAGAAGGAGCACATCGCGGTCGGTGAGGCCCGGAAGCTCAACATCCCGGTCGTCGCCATCCTCGACACCAACTGCGACCCCGACGAGGTCGACTACAAGATCCCGGGCAACGACGACGCGATCCGCTCCGTCACCCTGCTCACCCGCGTGATCGCCGACGCCGTCGCCGAGGGCCTCATCGCCCGCTCCGGTGCCGGCAAGGCCGAGGGTGACAAGGCCGCGGGCGAGCCGCTCGCCGCGTGGGAGCGCGACCTCCTCGAGGGCGAGAAGAAGGCCGACGAGGCCGAGGTCCAGACCTCCGCCGAGACGGAGAAGGTTGCCGACGCCGAGCAGGCCGAGGCTCCCGTCGCCGAGGCCGAGGCCGAGGCCGTCGAGGCGCCTGCCGCGGACGCCGAGCAGGCCTGA
- a CDS encoding phosphatidate cytidylyltransferase, with protein MNDSSWGAPPQAGYWGPSEQGSAQGAGPAGPAYDAQDAQHTRPMPIVPEEPAHGGDQDDDRGAARLSGPPVRDERPSAGSYGNPSQKPQEPMPSAAPQPAAPAPKKSAGRDLGAAIGVGVGLGAVIVASLFIVKAVFVGVVAVAVVVGLWELTSRLEERKGIKAPLVPLAVGGAAMVVAGYVRGAEGAWVAVALTALAVLVWRMTEPPEGYLKDVTAGVFAAFYVPFLATFVAMMLTADDGPRRVLTFLLLTVVSDTGAYAIGWRFGKHKLAPRISPGKTREGLVGAVLFAMVGGALCLQFLIEDGTWWQGLIIGLAVAATATLGDLGESMIKRDLGIKDMGTLLPGHGGIMDRLDSLLPTAPVVWLLLVIFVGSG; from the coding sequence ATGAACGACTCTTCCTGGGGGGCTCCGCCGCAAGCCGGGTACTGGGGACCCTCCGAGCAGGGGTCTGCCCAGGGGGCAGGCCCGGCGGGTCCCGCGTACGATGCGCAGGACGCGCAGCACACTCGCCCCATGCCCATCGTGCCCGAGGAACCCGCACACGGCGGAGACCAGGATGACGACCGGGGGGCCGCTCGGCTGAGCGGCCCCCCGGTCCGCGACGAGAGACCGTCGGCGGGGTCCTACGGGAACCCGTCGCAGAAGCCGCAGGAGCCCATGCCCAGCGCCGCCCCACAGCCCGCCGCCCCCGCGCCGAAGAAGAGCGCGGGCCGCGACCTGGGTGCCGCGATAGGAGTGGGCGTCGGGCTCGGTGCGGTGATCGTCGCGTCGCTGTTCATCGTCAAGGCCGTGTTCGTCGGGGTGGTGGCCGTCGCCGTGGTGGTGGGGCTGTGGGAGCTCACCTCGCGGCTCGAGGAACGCAAGGGCATCAAGGCGCCGCTCGTGCCCCTGGCGGTGGGCGGCGCGGCCATGGTCGTCGCCGGCTACGTACGGGGTGCCGAGGGCGCCTGGGTCGCGGTCGCGCTCACCGCGCTCGCGGTCCTGGTCTGGCGCATGACGGAGCCGCCCGAGGGTTACCTCAAGGACGTCACTGCGGGGGTCTTCGCGGCCTTCTACGTGCCGTTCCTGGCGACCTTCGTGGCGATGATGCTGACCGCGGACGACGGCCCGCGCCGCGTCCTGACGTTCCTGCTGCTGACGGTCGTCAGCGACACCGGCGCGTACGCGATCGGCTGGCGCTTCGGCAAGCACAAGCTCGCGCCCCGCATCAGCCCCGGCAAGACCCGGGAGGGCCTGGTCGGAGCGGTTCTCTTCGCGATGGTCGGGGGCGCGCTGTGCCTGCAGTTCCTGATCGAGGACGGCACGTGGTGGCAGGGCCTGATCATCGGCCTGGCGGTCGCCGCGACCGCCACGCTCGGTGACCTCGGCGAGTCCATGATCAAGCGGGACCTGGGCATCAAGGACATGGGCACGCTGCTGCCGGGGCACGGCGGCATCATGGACCGCCTGGACTCCCTGCTGCCGACGGCCCCCGTGGTCTGGCTGCTGCTGGTGATCTTCGTAGGTTCCGGCTGA
- a CDS encoding murein hydrolase activator EnvC family protein, whose product MRAKRQVRTWLQLLSGITMGALTLPTASTTSDAQGMRTASASASVPASAPVPRASSRPPSPSSPNGPAPPAPGEPPGGDTSVPAVARLWPVGTRPAVLRAWQPPPTPYGRGHRGVDLAAEPGSHVRSVAPGRVSFAGRVAGRGTVAVELTGTGAPPLRITFTPVRATVKKGDEVTAGEVLGTLETDGSHCPASCLHWGLLRDRTYLDPLSLLPAWLLHVAPSRLLPVPTGDDHGPGPRMR is encoded by the coding sequence ATGCGAGCGAAACGACAAGTGCGTACGTGGCTGCAGTTGCTGTCGGGAATCACGATGGGCGCGCTGACCCTTCCCACCGCCTCCACCACGTCCGACGCGCAAGGTATGCGTACGGCGTCGGCGTCGGCGTCCGTGCCGGCATCCGCGCCGGTGCCGCGCGCCTCCTCGAGGCCCCCGTCCCCGTCCTCTCCGAACGGTCCGGCGCCTCCGGCACCCGGGGAACCGCCGGGCGGCGACACCAGCGTCCCGGCGGTCGCCCGGCTCTGGCCGGTGGGCACCAGGCCCGCTGTCCTCCGGGCCTGGCAGCCGCCGCCGACGCCCTACGGCCGCGGCCACCGGGGCGTCGACCTCGCGGCAGAACCGGGCTCTCACGTCCGGTCCGTCGCCCCGGGCCGCGTCTCCTTCGCCGGCCGGGTCGCCGGCCGCGGAACGGTCGCCGTCGAGCTGACCGGCACCGGCGCCCCACCCCTGCGCATCACCTTCACCCCGGTAAGGGCCACGGTGAAGAAGGGCGACGAGGTGACCGCTGGCGAGGTACTGGGCACGCTCGAGACGGACGGCTCCCACTGCCCCGCGAGCTGCCTCCACTGGGGCCTGCTGAGAGACCGGACCTACCTCGACCCGCTCTCCCTGCTGCCCGCATGGCTGCTCCACGTCGCACCGTCCCGTCTCCTGCCCGTGCCTACGGGCGACGACCACGGTCCGGGACCACGGATGCGGTGA
- the rlmN gene encoding 23S rRNA (adenine(2503)-C(2))-methyltransferase RlmN — protein MPKPGELTFVAPRAAKKPPRHLADLTPAERKEAVAAIGEKPFRAKQLSQHYFARFAHDPAEWTDIPAAARGKLQEALLPELMTVVRHLSTDQDTTRKTLWRLFDGTLVESVLMRYPDRVTMCISSQAGCGMNCPFCATGQAGLDRNLSTGEIVHQIVDGMRALRDGEIPGGPARLSNIVFMGMGEPLANYKRVVGAIRALTDPEPDGVGLSQRGITVSTVGLVPAIHRFADEGFKCRLAISLHAPDDELRDTLVPVNTRWKVREVLDAGWEYAARSGRRLSIEYALIRDINDQAWRGDRLGRLLKGKPVHVNLIPLNPTPGSKWTASRPEDEKAFVEAIAAHGVPVTVRDTRGQEIDGACGQLAATER, from the coding sequence ATGCCGAAGCCCGGAGAACTCACATTCGTCGCCCCCCGCGCAGCCAAGAAGCCGCCGCGGCACCTCGCCGACCTCACGCCCGCCGAGCGTAAAGAGGCCGTTGCCGCGATCGGGGAGAAGCCGTTTCGCGCCAAGCAGCTCTCTCAGCACTACTTCGCCCGGTTCGCGCACGACCCCGCGGAGTGGACGGACATCCCGGCCGCCGCGCGCGGCAAGCTCCAGGAAGCGCTGCTTCCCGAGCTGATGACCGTCGTCCGGCATCTGTCGACCGACCAGGACACCACCCGCAAGACCCTGTGGCGGCTCTTCGACGGCACGCTCGTCGAGTCCGTGCTGATGCGCTACCCGGACCGGGTGACCATGTGCATCAGCTCCCAGGCCGGATGCGGGATGAACTGCCCGTTCTGCGCCACCGGGCAGGCCGGACTGGACCGGAACCTGTCGACCGGCGAGATCGTGCACCAGATCGTGGACGGCATGCGGGCGCTGCGGGACGGCGAGATCCCCGGCGGACCGGCGCGGCTGAGCAACATCGTCTTCATGGGGATGGGCGAGCCGCTCGCCAACTACAAGCGCGTCGTGGGTGCCATCCGCGCGCTCACCGACCCTGAGCCGGACGGCGTCGGGCTCTCCCAGCGCGGCATCACCGTGTCGACGGTCGGGCTGGTCCCCGCCATCCACCGGTTCGCCGATGAGGGCTTCAAGTGCCGCCTCGCCATCTCCCTGCACGCCCCGGACGACGAGCTGCGCGACACCCTCGTCCCCGTGAACACGCGGTGGAAGGTGCGGGAGGTGCTCGACGCGGGCTGGGAGTACGCGGCGAGGTCGGGGCGCCGGCTCTCCATCGAGTACGCCCTCATCCGGGACATCAACGACCAGGCGTGGCGCGGTGACCGGCTCGGACGGCTGCTGAAGGGCAAGCCCGTGCACGTCAACCTCATCCCGCTGAACCCGACGCCGGGCTCGAAGTGGACCGCCTCGCGGCCCGAGGACGAGAAGGCGTTCGTCGAGGCGATCGCGGCGCACGGCGTGCCGGTCACCGTCCGGGACACCCGGGGCCAGGAGATCGACGGGGCGTGCGGCCAGCTCGCGGCCACCGAGCGGTAG
- a CDS encoding ABC transporter permease, which produces MDLARTEVAEAAARRRGSARRLGLMALPVAFFAVFFAYPVTAIVARGLRIDGVWRFGRIGEVLGRSDIRHVLWFTTWQALASTALTLLIALPGAYVLARFDFRGKQVLRAVVTVPFVLPTVVVGTAFLALIGRGGLLDGLWGVRLDTTVWAILLAHVFFNYAVVVRTVGGLWSQLDPRQEEAARMLGASRFAAWRRVTLPALTPAVAAAALMVFLFTFTSFGVVQILGGPTFSTLEVEIYRQTSEIFDLATAAVLTIIQFVAVGAILAVHAGTVRRRETALRLVAPETTARRPRGAGQWALLTGVLASVAVLLVLPLGVLVQRSLDTPGGFGFGYYRALASDDGGLFLVAPIEAVGNSLEYALAATAIAVAVGGLAAVALTGRAGRLVRGFDALLMLPLGVSAVTVGFGFLIALDEPPLDLRSSWILVPLAQALVGVPFVVRTMLPVLRAVDGRLREAASVLGASPWRVWREVDLPMVRRALLIAAGFAFAVSLGEFGATVFIARPDNPTLPVAVARLLGRAGDLNYGQAMALSTILMVVCAVALLLLERIRTDRTGEF; this is translated from the coding sequence GTGGACCTCGCTCGTACTGAAGTAGCGGAGGCGGCCGCCAGGAGGCGGGGGAGCGCGCGGCGGCTGGGGCTCATGGCCCTGCCGGTCGCGTTCTTCGCCGTCTTCTTCGCCTACCCCGTCACGGCGATCGTGGCCCGCGGGCTCAGGATCGACGGGGTCTGGCGCTTCGGGCGGATCGGTGAGGTGCTCGGCCGGTCCGACATCCGGCACGTGCTGTGGTTCACCACGTGGCAGGCGCTCGCCTCGACCGCGCTCACCCTGCTGATCGCGCTCCCCGGCGCCTATGTCCTCGCGCGCTTCGACTTCCGGGGCAAGCAGGTGCTGCGCGCGGTGGTGACCGTCCCCTTCGTGCTGCCCACGGTCGTCGTCGGCACGGCGTTCCTGGCACTGATCGGCCGCGGCGGGCTCCTGGACGGCCTGTGGGGCGTCCGGCTCGACACCACCGTCTGGGCGATCCTGCTCGCGCACGTCTTCTTCAACTACGCGGTGGTCGTCCGCACGGTCGGCGGTCTCTGGTCGCAGCTCGACCCGCGTCAGGAGGAGGCCGCGCGGATGCTCGGCGCCTCCCGGTTCGCGGCCTGGCGCAGGGTGACGCTCCCGGCCCTCACCCCGGCCGTGGCCGCCGCGGCGCTCATGGTCTTCCTGTTCACCTTCACCTCCTTCGGGGTGGTGCAGATCCTCGGCGGACCGACCTTCTCCACCCTGGAGGTCGAGATCTACCGGCAGACCTCGGAGATCTTCGACCTCGCGACCGCGGCGGTGCTGACGATCATCCAGTTCGTCGCCGTCGGCGCGATCCTCGCCGTCCACGCCGGGACCGTGCGCCGCCGGGAGACGGCGCTGCGCCTGGTGGCCCCGGAGACGACCGCGCGCCGGCCGCGCGGGGCCGGACAGTGGGCGCTGCTCACCGGTGTGCTCGCGAGCGTCGCGGTCCTGCTCGTGCTGCCGCTCGGGGTCCTGGTGCAGCGCTCCCTGGACACTCCCGGCGGCTTCGGGTTCGGCTACTACCGGGCGCTGGCCTCCGACGACGGCGGCCTCTTCCTGGTCGCCCCGATCGAGGCGGTCGGCAACTCGCTGGAGTACGCGCTCGCGGCCACCGCGATCGCGGTGGCCGTCGGAGGTCTGGCGGCCGTCGCTCTCACCGGCCGCGCCGGCCGGCTCGTACGGGGCTTCGACGCGCTGCTGATGCTGCCGCTCGGCGTGTCCGCGGTGACCGTCGGGTTCGGGTTCCTGATCGCGCTGGACGAGCCGCCGCTCGACCTCAGGAGCAGCTGGATCCTGGTGCCGCTCGCGCAGGCGCTGGTGGGCGTCCCCTTCGTCGTACGTACCATGCTGCCCGTGCTGCGTGCCGTGGACGGACGGCTGCGGGAGGCGGCGTCGGTGCTCGGTGCCTCGCCGTGGCGGGTGTGGCGGGAGGTCGACCTGCCGATGGTGCGGCGGGCGCTGCTGATCGCGGCGGGGTTCGCCTTCGCGGTGTCGCTGGGGGAGTTCGGGGCCACGGTCTTCATCGCGCGCCCCGACAACCCGACGCTGCCGGTCGCGGTGGCGCGCCTGCTCGGGCGCGCCGGAGACCTCAACTACGGCCAGGCGATGGCCCTTTCGACGATCCTGATGGTGGTGTGCGCGGTGGCGCTGCTGCTGTTGGAGCGGATACGGACCGACCGGACAGGGGAGTTCTGA